Proteins found in one Balaenoptera musculus isolate JJ_BM4_2016_0621 chromosome 4, mBalMus1.pri.v3, whole genome shotgun sequence genomic segment:
- the AGTR1 gene encoding type-1 angiotensin II receptor, translating to MILNSSTEDGIKRIQEDCPKAGRHNYIFVMIPTLYSIIFVVGIFGNSLVVIVIYFYMKLKTVASVFLLNLALADLCFLLTLPLWAVYTAMEYHWPFGNYLCKIASASVSFNLYASVFLLTCLSIDRYLAIVHPMKSRLRRTMLVAKVTCIIIWLLAGLASLPTIIHRNVFFIENINITVCAFHYESQNSTLPVGLGLTKNILGFLFPFLIILTSYTLIWKTLKKAYEIQKNKPRKDDIFKIIMAIVLFFFFSWVPHQIFTFLDVLIQLGIIHDCKISDIVDTAMPITICLAYFNNCLNPLFYGFLGKKFKKHFLQLLKYIPPRAKSHSTLSTKMSTLSYRPSENGSSSTKKPVPCIEVE from the coding sequence ATGATCCTCAACTCTTCCACCGAAGATGGTATTAAAAGAATCCAAGAGGACTGTCCCAAAGCTGGAAGGCACAATTACATATTTGTCATGATTCCCACTTTATACAGTATTATCTTTGTGGTGGGAATATTTGGAAACAGCTTGGTGGTGATTGTCATTTACTTTTACATGAAACTGAAGACTGTGgccagtgtttttcttttgaatttagcACTGGCTGACTTATGCTTTTTACTGACTTTGCCACTATGGGCTGTCTACACTGCCATGGAATACCACTGGCCCTTCGGCAATTACCTATGTAAGATCGCTTCAGCCAGCGTCAGCTTCAACCTCTATGCCAGTGTGTTTCTACTCACATGTCTAAGCATTGATCGCTACCTGGCTATTGTGCACCCAATGAAGTCCCGCCTTCGGCGCACAATGCTTGTGGCCAAAGTCACCTGCATCATTATTTGGCTGCTGGCTGGCTTGGCCAGTTTGCCAACTATAATCCACCGCAATGTATTTTTCATTGAGAATATCAATATCACAGTTTGTGCTTTCCATTACGAATCCCAAAATTCAACCCTCCCCGTAGGGCTGGGCCTAACCAAGAATATACTGggtttcttgtttccttttctaattaTTCTTACAAGTTATACTCTTATTTGGAAGACCCTAAAGAAGGCTTATGAAATTCAGAAGAACAAACCAAGAAAAGACGATATTTTCAAGATAATTATGGCaattgtgcttttctttttcttttcctgggttCCCCACCAAATATTCACTTTTCTGGATGTATTGATTCAGTTGGGCATCATACATGACTGTAAAATTTCAGATATTGTTGACACCGCCATGCCCATCACTATTTGCTTAGCTTATTTTAACAATTGCCTGAATCCTCTCTTTTATGgctttctggggaaaaaatttaaaaaacattttctccagCTTCTGAAATACATTCCCCCAAGGGCCAAATCCCACTCAACCCTGTCAACAAAAATGAGCACGCTTTCTTACCGCCCCTCAGAAAATGGAAGCTCATCTACCAAGAAGCCTGTCCCATGTATTGAGGTTGAGTGA